The following proteins are co-located in the Vigna angularis cultivar LongXiaoDou No.4 chromosome 2, ASM1680809v1, whole genome shotgun sequence genome:
- the LOC108318860 gene encoding ethylene-responsive transcription factor ERF024, producing the protein MRSSNGTTCAASSTGASNGNTGRHPVYRGVRRRSSGKWVSEIREPRKPNRIWLGTFATPEMAAIAYDVAALALKGKDAELNFPDSASSLPVPASSAARDIQMAAASAAAAVGAANDALSEGSRGGNLSVSMAQEFPGGNLNHFVDDDLIFDMPNILVNMAEGMLLSPPRFDNFSATDYDYMDENPNLWGFPY; encoded by the coding sequence ATGCGTTCCAGCAACGGTACCACATGTGCTGCATCAAGCACCGGAGCCTCTAACGGTAACACAGGGCGCCACCCTGTGTACCGTGGAGTGAGGCGTAGGAGCAGTGGAAAATGGGTTTCTGAAATCCGTGAGCCCAGAAAACCTAACAGGATTTGGTTAGGGACATTTGCCACCCCTGAAATGGCGGCTATTGCCTATGACGTGGCAGCGCTTGCTCTTAAGGGGAAGGATGCCGAACTCAACTTCCCTGACTCCGCCTCTTCTCTTCCCGTTCCTGCTTCATCCGCTGCTCGTGACATTCAGATGGCTGCTGCCAGTGCTGCAGCCGCCGTCGGAGCAGCTAATGATGCACTGAGTGAAGGAAGCCGAGGAGGGAATCTTTCGGTTTCAATGGCACAAGAGTTTCCAGGGGGAAACTTAAACCACTTCGTGGATGATGACTTGATCTTTGACATGCCGAATATTCTGGTCAACATGGCTGAAGGAATGCTACTCAGCCCTCCTCGTTTTGACAATTTTTCTGCTACAGATTATGACTACATGGATGAAAATCCTAATCTCTGGGGCTTCCCTTACTAG